The genomic region TCCGCCCATCGCCTCGAGCGTCGGGAGGTACTCGGCCGCGGCCTCCGAGTTGGCGGGGATGATCGTCTGCGTCTCGGTCGACGTGAGGTTGCCCTCAGGGTTCAGCGCGACGTATTCGAGGAACGCTCGTGCGGCGGCCTTGTTGTTCGAAGCGGCATTGATGCCCCACGACCAGGAGCCGGTCGGGGTGACCGCATCGCCGCCGTCGAAGTAGGGATGCGGTGCGATGCCCCAGTTGAAGTCCGCGTTCGCTGCGAATCCGCCCACGTCCCACGGTCCGCCGACGAAGAACGCCGTCTTCTGATCGGTGAACACCGCGCTGGTCTGGAAGCCTCCGACACCGCGAGGCGAGAATCCGGACTCGAACGTCTGGGCGTACCAGTCCATCGCCTCGACCCACCCATCGGTGGTGACATCGACGGTGAGCATGTCGTCACCGGTGATACCCGAACCGCCGCCGAGCGACTCGACGAGCGGCTGCAGCTGGTAGTACGCCTCGACCTGCTCCAGCAGCAGGCCCGACTCCATGCCGGCTTCCTGCGCCTTCACGCCGGCCTCTTCGACCTGCTCCCACGTCCACCGGTCGGCGGGGTCAGCCGACGGGTACTCGACGCCAGCGGCATCCAGGATGTCCTTGTTGTAGAAGAGCATCTGCGTGGAGTTCCAGATCGACAGCGCGTACATCTTGTCGTCGTAGATGTTGATCTCGTACTGAGCCTCGGAAGTCGCGTCCTGCGCGGCGTCCTTCAGGTCGCTGAGGTCTTCGAGGAAGCCCTGCGCGGCGATCTGCGCGAGGTTGGGCTGGTCGACGGCGAACACGTCGATCGTGTCGTCGCCTGCCGAGAGGCGCTGCTGCATGGTCGTCGCATACGTATCGAACGGCACCTGGTTGTACTCCACAGTGATGTCCGGGTACTCGGCCTCGAACGACGCGATCACCGGCTCGAACACCGCGGGATCCTCGGGCCCAACGAACTGGACCGTTCCGGTTGCGTCCCCGGTCGAGTCCGTCGCGCTCCCTCCGGAAGCTGAACAGCCCGCCAGGACGACTGCAGCGGCCGCGGTTCCGACCACCAGTGCAATCGGTCGTTTCATATCCCTGTCTCCTTTGCTGGGTCCGCGATCTACGCGGTTAGACTAAGCGGTTAGATGGACTGTACACACACATATCCTCAGAAATCAAGACTTCTCTAGCGATGAAACCTGCTGGTAACGTAGTGGCATCTAATCGATTAGAGAGGTGAGCATGGTCACGGGCAAGGATGTCGCGGAACGCGCAGGCACATCGACAGCGGTCGTGAGCTATGTCTTCAACAACGGGCCGCGCAGCGTCGCGCCAGAGACACGTGAGCGCGTCCTCAGGGCGGCAGAGGAACTGAACTACCGCCCGAACGCACTGGCGCGGGCCCTGAGTTTCGGCCGCACCTCGTCGATCGGACTCATCGTCCCCGATATCGCGAACCGGTTCTTCGGCGAGCTCGCCCGCGCGCTGGAGGACTCCGCCTCCGCCCGTGGAAACCTGCTCCTCATCGGGGACTCCGGTCTCGACCCCAAGCGCGAGGCGTCGCACATCTCCGCGTTCGTCGACCGGCGAGTCGACTCCGTCGTCATGGTGTCGCTCCAAGACTCCCCCGACCTGTCGCCGCTCGTCCGAGCCGGCATCCCAGTGGTCGCCCTGCATCCTGTGCCCACCGACGCCGGGGTCTCCACCATCTCCATCGACTATGCGGCTGCCGCGCGCGCTGCCACATCCCACCTGATCGACCACGGCTACGCGTCCATCGCCCTGTTCAACACCCAAGCCGAATCCACCGGCGGGCAACAGCACCGCGATGGATTCCATCAGGCGGTCGCCTCGGCACCGGGGACGAGGGTCGTGGAACTGCGGAGCGAGATCTCCCGCTCCCACGCAGCGCAGGTCGCGATGGACGCGCTGGCTCGACCGGACCGTCCACGAGCCGTGTACTGCTCGACCGACGAACAGGCCTATGGGGTGCTGTTCGCCTGCCATCGGCTGGGCCTATCCGTCCCCGACGACGTCGCCGTGACCGGCTTCGACGGCACCGAGCACTCCGCCTACTCGATTCCGCCGCTCACCACGATCCGTCAGCCCATCCCGCACATGGCTGAACGTGCCATCGCGATCCTGACAGGGACGATCCCGGCCGAACCATTGCGCGAGATCGCCGACTTCGAACTAGTCCTCCGCGAATCCTGCGGCAACCACACGAACGGAACCACTGCATGACCGAACTCATCGGCTGGCTCGGATCAGCGCTGCTCATCGTCTCCCTCCTTCAGGGAAAGATGATGAAGCTCCGCGTCCTCAACCTGATCGCCGCGCTCATCCTCGTCGGCTACAACGCCGCGGTCGAGACCTGGCCGATGGTCGGAATG from Microbacter sp. GSS18 harbors:
- a CDS encoding sugar ABC transporter substrate-binding protein; the encoded protein is MFEPVIASFEAEYPDITVEYNQVPFDTYATTMQQRLSAGDDTIDVFAVDQPNLAQIAAQGFLEDLSDLKDAAQDATSEAQYEINIYDDKMYALSIWNSTQMLFYNKDILDAAGVEYPSADPADRWTWEQVEEAGVKAQEAGMESGLLLEQVEAYYQLQPLVESLGGGSGITGDDMLTVDVTTDGWVEAMDWYAQTFESGFSPRGVGGFQTSAVFTDQKTAFFVGGPWDVGGFAANADFNWGIAPHPYFDGGDAVTPTGSWSWGINAASNNKAAARAFLEYVALNPEGNLTSTETQTIIPANSEAAAEYLPTLEAMGGDNSAGAADLIAYEIDNTAVARPVSVGYVQFEALINQAFADIRNGSDAADRLEQAQQQIEDAWSQLR
- a CDS encoding LacI family DNA-binding transcriptional regulator gives rise to the protein MVTGKDVAERAGTSTAVVSYVFNNGPRSVAPETRERVLRAAEELNYRPNALARALSFGRTSSIGLIVPDIANRFFGELARALEDSASARGNLLLIGDSGLDPKREASHISAFVDRRVDSVVMVSLQDSPDLSPLVRAGIPVVALHPVPTDAGVSTISIDYAAAARAATSHLIDHGYASIALFNTQAESTGGQQHRDGFHQAVASAPGTRVVELRSEISRSHAAQVAMDALARPDRPRAVYCSTDEQAYGVLFACHRLGLSVPDDVAVTGFDGTEHSAYSIPPLTTIRQPIPHMAERAIAILTGTIPAEPLREIADFELVLRESCGNHTNGTTA
- a CDS encoding YgjV family protein, with translation MTELIGWLGSALLIVSLLQGKMMKLRVLNLIAALILVGYNAAVETWPMVGMNVAVAIIDVYYIVKLRHDRRLNTPTDPHPSRDDLPHAATATR